A single window of Helicobacter pylori DNA harbors:
- the ccoG gene encoding cytochrome c oxidase accessory protein CcoG — protein sequence MLESSSHFLKSFRLKRYIGFLLISLALLITPFIRIDGAHLFLISFEHKQLHFLGKIFSAEELQVMPFMVILLFIGIFFITTSLGRVWCGWACPQTFLRVLYRDVIETKIFKLHKKISNKQENPKNTPSYKMRKALSVLLFAPVVAGLMMLFLFYFIAPEDFFMYLKNPSEHPVAMGFWLFSTAVVLFDIVVVAERFCIYLCPYARVQSVLYDNDTLNPIYDEKRGGALYDKQGHLFPLPPKKRSPENECVNCLHCVQVCPTHIDIRKGLQLECINCLECVDACTITMAKFNRPSLIQWSSTNAINTRQKVHLVRLKTIAYMGVIAVVIALLAITSFKKERMLLDINRNSDLYEIRSSGYVDNDYVFLFHNTDNKDHEFYFKILGQKDIQIKKPLNPIAIKAGQKIKAVVILRKPLKSNATEYKRARDALTPITIQAYSTDDKNITIERESVFIAPSED from the coding sequence ATGCTTGAATCTTCTAGCCATTTTTTAAAATCGTTCCGCTTGAAGCGCTATATAGGGTTTTTATTGATTTCTTTAGCGCTATTAATCACACCCTTCATTCGCATTGATGGAGCGCATTTGTTTTTGATCTCCTTTGAGCATAAGCAGTTGCATTTTTTAGGCAAGATCTTTAGCGCTGAAGAATTGCAAGTCATGCCTTTTATGGTTATTTTGCTTTTTATAGGGATTTTTTTCATCACCACTAGCCTTGGGCGTGTGTGGTGCGGTTGGGCTTGCCCGCAAACCTTTTTAAGGGTGCTTTATAGAGATGTGATTGAAACCAAGATTTTCAAACTCCATAAAAAGATCAGCAACAAGCAAGAAAACCCTAAAAACACCCCAAGCTATAAGATGCGTAAAGCGTTGAGCGTTTTATTGTTCGCTCCTGTTGTGGCGGGGCTAATGATGTTATTTCTCTTTTATTTCATCGCCCCAGAAGACTTTTTTATGTATCTTAAAAACCCTAGCGAGCATCCTGTTGCTATGGGTTTTTGGCTTTTTAGCACGGCTGTGGTGCTATTTGATATAGTGGTGGTTGCGGAGCGTTTTTGCATTTATTTATGCCCTTACGCTAGGGTGCAATCGGTGTTGTATGACAATGACACCTTAAACCCTATTTATGATGAAAAGCGCGGCGGAGCGCTTTATGACAAGCAAGGCCATCTCTTCCCCTTACCCCCCAAAAAACGCAGCCCAGAAAACGAATGCGTGAATTGTTTGCATTGCGTGCAGGTTTGCCCCACGCATATTGACATCAGGAAGGGCTTGCAATTAGAATGCATCAATTGCTTAGAATGCGTGGATGCATGCACCATTACCATGGCTAAATTCAACCGCCCTTCACTCATCCAATGGTCTTCAACTAACGCCATTAATACGCGCCAAAAAGTGCACCTAGTGCGTTTAAAAACGATCGCTTACATGGGGGTTATCGCTGTTGTAATAGCTCTTTTAGCCATCACTTCGTTTAAAAAAGAACGCATGCTCTTAGACATTAACCGCAACAGCGATCTGTATGAAATACGCTCTAGTGGGTATGTGGATAACGATTACGTGTTTTTATTCCATAACACGGATAATAAAGACCATGAGTTTTATTTCAAAATTTTAGGGCAAAAAGACATCCAAATCAAAAAGCCTTTAAACCCTATCGCCATTAAAGCCGGACAAAAGATCAAAGCGGTAGTGATCTTAAGAAAACCCCTAAAAAGTAACGCCACAGAATACAAACGCGCTAGAGACGCTTTAACCCCTATCACAATACAAGCTTATAGCACAGACGATAAGAATATTACGATAGAAAGGGAATCGGTGTTTATCGCACCAAGTGAAGATTGA
- a CDS encoding aminotransferase class V-fold PLP-dependent enzyme — protein MANITTKETLEITPDLLKSPYQKIINASTSVFDENHGRSFFSPQFYEKIEPYLKEVLTQPIDLECDLNTAKKKNRLTPLKQLFKACFGTEEVLIVNNNTSAVFLIANALAQEKEIVVSYGELVGGNFNLKDILLNSGARLHLVGNTNRAYLRDYRLALNENSKMLFKTHNPTFQKDTPFKDLQALAKEHGLIDYYNLGDVDLLNRTALEEILTLKPSLLSFSADKCFNSVQAGIIMGQKEWVETLKNHPLYRALRVDKITLTLLFCSLNAWVNHQEETTIHALLNQTKDALLQKALKLYALLKPLELNVSIASSFSKIGNLPNKELESFCVKIQPKNTRTLDCEKLYLKLFQKGVITRISCAFVCFEVFSLNEKDLEKIALVLKEILNKA, from the coding sequence ATGGCTAACATCACGACTAAAGAAACGCTTGAAATAACCCCGGATCTTTTAAAAAGCCCTTATCAAAAAATCATCAATGCGAGCACGAGCGTTTTTGATGAAAACCATGGGCGATCGTTTTTTAGCCCGCAATTTTATGAAAAGATTGAGCCTTATTTAAAAGAAGTTTTAACCCAACCCATTGATTTAGAATGCGATCTCAACACCGCTAAAAAAAAGAACCGCTTAACCCCTTTAAAACAGCTTTTTAAGGCGTGTTTTGGCACTGAAGAGGTTTTGATTGTCAATAACAACACCAGTGCGGTATTTCTCATCGCTAACGCTTTAGCGCAAGAAAAAGAAATCGTTGTTTCTTATGGCGAATTAGTGGGGGGGAATTTTAACCTTAAAGATATTTTATTAAATAGTGGGGCTAGGTTGCATTTAGTGGGGAATACCAATCGCGCTTATTTAAGGGATTACCGCTTAGCCTTGAATGAAAACAGCAAAATGCTATTCAAAACCCACAACCCCACTTTTCAAAAAGACACGCCTTTTAAAGATTTGCAAGCCCTAGCCAAAGAGCATGGTTTGATAGATTATTACAATTTAGGGGATGTGGATTTATTAAACAGAACGGCTTTAGAAGAAATTTTAACTCTAAAACCATCGCTTTTAAGCTTTAGCGCGGATAAATGCTTTAACAGCGTGCAAGCGGGCATTATTATGGGGCAAAAAGAATGGGTTGAAACCTTAAAAAACCACCCCCTTTATAGAGCCTTGAGGGTGGATAAAATCACGCTCACCTTGCTTTTTTGCAGCCTAAACGCATGGGTCAATCATCAAGAAGAAACCACCATTCATGCACTACTAAACCAAACTAAAGACGCCTTATTGCAAAAAGCCTTGAAACTCTACGCCCTTTTAAAGCCTTTAGAATTGAATGTGAGCATCGCCTCTAGCTTTTCTAAAATAGGGAATTTGCCCAACAAAGAATTAGAATCCTTTTGCGTGAAAATCCAGCCCAAAAACACCCGCACTCTAGATTGCGAGAAACTTTATTTAAAGCTTTTCCAAAAAGGCGTTATTACAAGAATTTCATGTGCATTTGTGTGCTTTGAAGTCTTTAGCCTGAATGAAAAAGATTTGGAAAAAATCGCTCTGGTTTTAAAAGAAATCCTTAACAAGGCTTAA
- a CDS encoding Plug domain-containing protein, which yields MKPIFSLFFLLMVLKAHPINPLLEPLYFPSYVQFLDLEPHFVIKKKHAYRPFQWGNTIIIKRHDLEERQSNQPSDIFRQNAEINVSSQTFLRGISNASSRIVIDSVAQ from the coding sequence ATGAAACCAATTTTTAGCCTCTTTTTCCTCCTTATGGTTTTAAAAGCGCACCCCATAAACCCTTTATTAGAGCCTTTATATTTTCCCAGTTACGTGCAATTTTTAGATTTAGAACCTCATTTTGTCATTAAAAAAAAGCACGCTTATAGACCCTTTCAATGGGGGAATACCATCATTATCAAACGCCATGATTTAGAAGAGCGTCAAAGCAACCAGCCAAGCGATATTTTCCGCCAAAACGCTGAAATCAATGTGTCTTCTCAAACTTTTTTAAGAGGGATCAGCAACGCTTCTTCACGCATAGTGATCGATTCGGTCGCTCAGTAA
- a CDS encoding saccharopine dehydrogenase family protein, with protein MHTVLQIGAGGVGSVVTHKMGMNRDVFKNIILASRSLDKCHAIKESMLKKGLGEIGVEQVDADDTQALVALIQKYKPKVVVNVALPYQDLTIMQACLETKTHYIDTANYEHPDLAKFEYKEQWAFDKAYKEVGILGVLGAGFDPGVTNAYVAHAQKHHFDTIHTLDILDCNAGDHKRPFATNFNPEINLREVSSKGRYYENGKWIETKPLEIKQVWAYPQIGEMDSYLLYHEELESLVKNIKGLRRARFFMTFSQNYLTHMKCLENVGMLGIKEIEHQGVKIVPIQFLKTLLPDPATLAKNTTGKTNIGCYMTGIKNNQDKTLYIYNVCDHKKCYEEVGSQAISYTTGVPAMCAAKMICNDTWSVEQFRAGVFNVEELNTDPFMEELIKQGLPYEVIER; from the coding sequence TTGCATACAGTATTACAAATTGGAGCTGGTGGCGTAGGCAGTGTGGTAACGCACAAAATGGGCATGAACAGAGATGTGTTTAAAAATATCATTTTAGCGAGCAGGAGCTTAGACAAATGCCATGCGATTAAAGAAAGCATGCTCAAAAAGGGTTTGGGGGAAATTGGCGTTGAGCAAGTGGATGCTGATGATACGCAAGCCTTAGTCGCTTTAATCCAAAAATACAAGCCTAAAGTCGTTGTTAATGTGGCGTTACCCTATCAGGATTTAACGATCATGCAAGCATGTTTAGAGACTAAAACGCATTACATTGATACCGCCAATTACGAGCATCCGGATTTAGCGAAGTTTGAATATAAAGAGCAATGGGCGTTTGATAAAGCTTATAAAGAAGTGGGGATTTTAGGGGTTTTAGGGGCTGGGTTTGATCCAGGCGTTACTAACGCTTATGTCGCTCACGCTCAAAAACACCATTTTGACACTATCCACACTTTAGATATTTTAGATTGTAACGCTGGGGATCACAAACGCCCTTTTGCGACGAATTTTAACCCTGAAATCAATTTGAGAGAAGTCAGTTCTAAAGGGCGTTATTATGAAAACGGCAAATGGATTGAAACCAAGCCTTTAGAAATCAAGCAAGTGTGGGCTTACCCGCAGATTGGCGAAATGGATTCGTATCTTTTATACCATGAAGAATTGGAATCGTTAGTCAAAAACATTAAGGGCTTGAGGAGGGCGAGGTTTTTTATGACTTTCTCTCAAAATTATTTAACCCACATGAAATGCTTAGAAAATGTCGGCATGCTAGGCATTAAAGAAATAGAGCATCAAGGCGTAAAAATCGTGCCGATACAATTTTTAAAAACCTTGCTTCCGGATCCAGCGACTCTAGCCAAAAACACCACCGGCAAAACCAACATCGGGTGCTATATGACCGGCATTAAAAACAACCAAGACAAAACGCTCTACATTTACAACGTGTGCGATCATAAAAAATGCTATGAAGAAGTGGGTTCGCAAGCCATAAGCTACACCACCGGTGTGCCAGCGATGTGTGCGGCTAAAATGATTTGCAATGACACTTGGAGCGTGGAGCAATTTAGGGCCGGGGTGTTTAACGTAGAAGAATTAAACACCGATCCCTTTATGGAAGAATTGATCAAACAAGGCTTGCCTTATGAAGTGATTGAGCGCTAG
- a CDS encoding bifunctional diaminohydroxyphosphoribosylaminopyrimidine deaminase/5-amino-6-(5-phosphoribosylamino)uracil reductase, producing the protein MRLYESLLETCLNKAWEYQTLALENPSVACMVLDKNHEILSLETHKKAKTPHAEVLAAQSALKILRPSLKNDLEKLEDPKILSDFLKTHHDNAFKDCVFLITLEPCNSYGKTPACSGLLEILKPKRAVIAAEENEAKKGGLARLQKAHIETMICHNLENKAKDLLLPFRVMEQKGRFNLFKLALRMNGDYYHGKITGQKSVIFTHNQRAICDTLIVSGKTIRTDNPLLDARFCDSFYQNKNPNIAILSKRSIDPHSKVFFAPNRLVNIFNNPKDLPLEKGFNFIEGGWGLFESLRDKIDALLLHSHASMINEAFNAFALKTPFKGRLLHAQILENEALLWIENS; encoded by the coding sequence ATGAGACTTTATGAAAGTTTATTAGAAACTTGCTTGAATAAGGCGTGGGAATATCAAACCCTAGCCTTAGAAAACCCAAGCGTGGCCTGCATGGTGCTAGATAAAAACCATGAGATCTTGAGTTTAGAAACCCATAAAAAAGCCAAAACCCCGCATGCAGAAGTCTTGGCCGCCCAATCAGCGTTAAAGATTTTACGCCCCAGTTTAAAAAACGATTTAGAAAAATTAGAAGACCCTAAAATTTTAAGCGATTTTTTAAAAACGCACCACGATAACGCCTTTAAAGACTGCGTTTTTTTAATCACCCTAGAGCCATGCAATTCTTATGGTAAAACCCCGGCATGCAGCGGATTGTTAGAAATTTTAAAGCCTAAAAGAGCGGTCATTGCCGCAGAAGAAAACGAAGCGAAAAAAGGGGGCTTAGCAAGGCTACAAAAAGCTCACATTGAAACAATGATTTGTCATAATTTAGAAAACAAGGCTAAGGACTTGCTCTTGCCTTTTAGGGTAATGGAACAAAAGGGGCGTTTTAATTTGTTCAAACTCGCTTTAAGGATGAATGGGGATTATTACCATGGCAAGATCACCGGGCAAAAAAGCGTTATTTTCACGCACAACCAGCGAGCAATATGTGACACGCTTATTGTTTCTGGGAAAACCATAAGAACGGATAACCCCTTATTAGACGCTCGTTTTTGCGATAGCTTTTATCAAAATAAAAACCCCAATATCGCTATTTTATCCAAGCGCTCAATTGATCCCCATTCAAAAGTTTTTTTTGCACCCAATCGTTTGGTTAATATTTTCAACAACCCTAAAGATTTACCCCTAGAGAAAGGGTTTAATTTCATTGAAGGGGGGTGGGGATTGTTTGAGAGCTTGAGGGACAAAATTGATGCGTTGCTTTTGCATTCGCATGCGTCTATGATTAATGAAGCGTTTAACGCATTCGCTTTAAAAACCCCTTTTAAAGGGCGGTTGTTGCATGCGCAAATCTTAGAA
- the gltS gene encoding sodium/glutamate symporter, producing MREIKLDIYATLVCMVLVLLLGRYVISKVKFLRDYDIPEPVVGGVLVAFFIMLARQFYNFGLQFDSSLKDPLMLTFFITIGLSADFKSLQKGGKMLAVFLLAVAGFVVCQNAVGISIASLLGVNPLMGLLGGSIALVGGHGTSAAWANFFTQAPYNFSSSLEVGMACATFGLVSGGIIGGPVAKYLISRYKLEPKDTKEKDTLEGVVSKGFETPKEQRLITASSFVETLALIAIALLVGTFLSHLMPKSFTLPTFVWCLFVGVILRNTLSFFKIHSVFDREVSVIGNVSLSLFLAYALMSVNLLELLKLAVPLAVILSVQVVFMILYVVLVTFRVCGKDYDAAVLCAGHCGFGLGATPTAMVNMQTITNHYGPSHVAFIVVPLVGAFFVDIVNALAIKGFLLLPFFPS from the coding sequence TTGCGAGAAATTAAGTTGGATATTTATGCCACTTTGGTGTGCATGGTTTTAGTGTTACTCTTGGGGCGTTATGTGATTTCTAAAGTCAAGTTTTTGCGCGATTATGATATTCCAGAGCCTGTTGTGGGCGGGGTTTTAGTCGCTTTTTTTATCATGTTAGCGCGTCAGTTTTACAATTTTGGCTTGCAGTTTGATTCTTCTTTAAAAGATCCTTTAATGCTGACTTTTTTTATCACCATTGGTTTGAGTGCGGATTTCAAATCTTTACAAAAAGGTGGGAAAATGCTTGCGGTTTTTTTGCTGGCTGTGGCGGGGTTTGTGGTGTGTCAAAATGCAGTGGGGATTTCTATCGCTAGCCTTTTAGGGGTCAATCCTTTAATGGGGCTTTTGGGGGGGTCTATCGCTTTAGTGGGAGGGCATGGCACTAGCGCGGCATGGGCTAATTTTTTCACCCAAGCGCCTTATAATTTTAGCTCCAGTTTAGAAGTGGGCATGGCATGCGCGACTTTTGGCTTGGTGAGTGGGGGGATTATTGGGGGGCCTGTCGCTAAATATTTGATCTCAAGATACAAACTAGAGCCTAAAGACACTAAAGAAAAAGATACCTTAGAGGGCGTGGTGTCTAAAGGTTTTGAAACCCCTAAAGAGCAGCGCTTAATCACCGCATCCAGTTTTGTAGAAACTTTAGCTTTGATTGCGATCGCTTTATTGGTGGGGACTTTTTTATCGCACTTGATGCCTAAAAGTTTCACCTTGCCGACTTTTGTGTGGTGCTTGTTTGTAGGGGTTATTTTAAGAAACACCTTGTCGTTTTTTAAGATCCATAGCGTGTTTGACAGAGAGGTTTCAGTCATAGGGAACGTGAGCTTGAGCCTGTTTTTAGCCTACGCTTTAATGAGCGTGAATTTATTGGAATTGTTAAAACTCGCTGTGCCATTAGCGGTTATTTTGAGCGTTCAAGTGGTATTTATGATCCTTTATGTGGTGCTGGTAACCTTTAGGGTATGCGGGAAGGATTATGATGCGGCGGTGTTGTGCGCGGGGCATTGCGGTTTTGGGCTTGGAGCGACCCCAACGGCTATGGTGAATATGCAAACCATCACCAACCACTATGGGCCATCGCATGTGGCGTTTATCGTCGTGCCTTTAGTGGGAGCGTTTTTTGTTGATATTGTTAACGCTTTAGCGATTAAAGGCTTTTTGCTTTTGCCTTTTTTCCCTAGTTAA
- a CDS encoding dihydroneopterin aldolase yields MKTKQGVHIHNFVFETILGILEFERLKPQKISVDLDLFYTQLPNKTYLDYMEIQELIQKMMQEKQYLLIEDALKDLSHVLKTCYSEISELYLKISKLEISPNSQVGASVKIYYETNF; encoded by the coding sequence ATGAAAACTAAACAAGGCGTCCATATCCATAACTTCGTGTTTGAAACGATTTTGGGGATTTTAGAGTTTGAACGCTTAAAACCCCAAAAAATAAGCGTGGATTTGGATCTTTTCTACACGCAATTACCCAATAAGACTTATTTAGACTACATGGAAATCCAAGAGCTTATTCAAAAGATGATGCAAGAAAAACAATACCTTCTCATTGAAGACGCCTTGAAAGATTTAAGCCATGTTTTAAAAACGTGCTATAGTGAAATCTCTGAGCTTTATTTGAAAATCAGCAAGTTAGAAATTTCTCCCAATTCTCAAGTGGGGGCGAGCGTGAAAATTTACTATGAAACCAATTTTTAG
- the plsY gene encoding glycerol-3-phosphate 1-O-acyltransferase PlsY, producing the protein MESVLNFLTNINVIFTLLGYLIGGIPFGYALMKIFYGMDITKIGSGGIGATNVLRALQSKGVSNAKQMALLVLILDLFKGMFAVFLSKLFGLDYSLQWMVAIASILGHCYSPFLNFNGGKGVSTIMGSVVLLIPIESLIGLTVWFFVGKVLKISSLASILGVGTATVLIFFVPYMHIPDSVNILKEVGTQTPMVLIFIFTLIKHAGNIFNLLAGKEKKVL; encoded by the coding sequence ATGGAGAGCGTTTTAAACTTCCTAACCAATATCAATGTGATTTTCACCCTTTTGGGTTATTTGATTGGGGGGATTCCTTTTGGCTATGCGTTAATGAAAATCTTTTACGGCATGGATATTACTAAAATCGGATCGGGCGGCATTGGCGCAACGAATGTCTTGCGCGCTTTACAAAGTAAGGGCGTGAGTAACGCCAAACAAATGGCCTTATTAGTCTTAATCTTGGATCTATTCAAAGGCATGTTTGCGGTGTTTTTAAGCAAATTGTTTGGGTTGGATTATAGTTTGCAATGGATGGTCGCTATCGCTAGTATTTTAGGGCATTGTTATTCGCCTTTTTTAAATTTCAATGGAGGCAAGGGCGTTTCTACGATCATGGGCTCTGTGGTGTTGCTCATTCCTATTGAAAGTCTCATCGGCTTGACGGTGTGGTTTTTTGTGGGTAAGGTGCTTAAAATCTCTTCACTCGCTAGCATTCTAGGGGTAGGCACAGCGACTGTTCTTATCTTTTTTGTGCCTTATATGCATATCCCAGACAGTGTCAATATCCTTAAAGAAGTCGGCACGCAAACGCCGATGGTGCTTATTTTTATTTTTACCCTTATCAAGCATGCAGGCAATATTTTTAATTTATTAGCCGGTAAGGAAAAGAAAGTCTTATGA
- a CDS encoding TonB-dependent receptor, protein MLRNQFRIVFVSCIVASSLQAQENTHTLGKVTTKGERTFEYNNKMYINRKELQQRQSNQIRDIFRTRADVNVASGGLMAQKIYVRGIESRLLRVTIDGVAQNGNIFHHDANTVIDPNMIKEVEVIKGAANASAGPGAVAGKLSFTTIDANDFLRKNQTYGAKAEAGFYTNFGYRMNATAAYRGKNWDILAYYNHQNIFYYRDGNNAFRDLFHPTFDLQDPSNSDIGVGTPSEVNSVLGKVNGYINDTDTISLSYNMTRENSTRLLRPNTTSALSKANDPGSQPAPFVIDFGKELAHTINFNHNLSLKYKHDGGTSFSQPRVESTAFLGVRGGDYNPVVNPFAYNSNEPANPDYIPEVKDWCNNPDNISQCTQGAIRPSNGGYQIGYGAPNSINWQGDSDSSGGVQAGYGQLNAISTSTNVYHGLVPKNPDYDMTPPNAQNPSANDWTLGNADAEGTLARRIFLINSGVNVKVTHPISEDYGNVFEYGMIYQNLSVFSGLDKGKNGYYKNNIDPNDPNGPGLPYRHYYTDQSSQYPQNLNTPNPLYRNMPQNSHAIGNIIGGFMQANYNILSNVIVGAGTRYDIYTLLDKNGRTHVTSGFSPSATVLYNPIESIGLKVSYAYVTKGALPGDGVLMRDPTVIYQRNLRPSIGQNVEFNVDYNSKYFNVRGAAFYQVINNFINSYGQDTSKNGGGNATAKNMSGNLPETINIYGYEVSGNVQYKNFVGTFSVARSWPTARGHLLADTYALAATTGNVFILKADYNIHKWGLTLTWLSRFVTNMFYEGYSIYYPQYGLMKIHKPGYGVHNVFINWTPTSKKWQGLRISAVFNNILNKQYVSQASVWQASADAPASDMIPKNKRMALPAPGFNARFEISYQF, encoded by the coding sequence ATGCTTAGAAATCAATTTCGTATCGTGTTTGTCTCTTGTATTGTCGCTAGCAGTTTGCAAGCTCAAGAAAATACCCACACTTTGGGTAAGGTAACCACTAAGGGTGAAAGGACTTTTGAATACAACAATAAAATGTATATTAACAGGAAAGAGCTCCAACAACGCCAAAGCAACCAAATCCGTGATATTTTTAGGACTAGAGCGGATGTGAATGTGGCCAGTGGGGGCTTAATGGCGCAAAAAATCTATGTTAGGGGGATTGAGAGCCGTCTCTTAAGGGTAACGATAGATGGCGTCGCTCAAAATGGTAACATTTTCCACCATGACGCTAACACCGTGATCGATCCTAACATGATTAAAGAAGTGGAAGTGATTAAGGGGGCAGCGAACGCTTCAGCAGGTCCAGGTGCGGTTGCGGGTAAATTGTCTTTCACCACGATTGACGCTAACGACTTCTTAAGAAAGAATCAAACTTATGGGGCTAAAGCGGAAGCGGGCTTTTATACCAACTTCGGGTATCGCATGAACGCTACTGCAGCCTATCGTGGGAAGAATTGGGATATACTCGCTTATTACAACCATCAAAATATTTTTTACTACAGAGACGGGAACAACGCCTTTAGGGATCTCTTCCACCCTACTTTTGACTTGCAAGATCCGAGCAATAGCGACATTGGCGTAGGGACTCCCAGTGAAGTCAATAGCGTTTTAGGTAAAGTCAATGGCTATATCAACGACACGGATACCATCAGCTTAAGCTACAACATGACAAGGGAAAATTCCACCAGGCTTTTACGCCCTAACACCACTTCAGCCCTCTCTAAAGCCAACGACCCAGGAAGCCAGCCAGCACCTTTTGTGATTGACTTTGGGAAAGAATTAGCCCATACGATCAACTTCAACCACAATTTGAGCCTAAAATACAAGCATGATGGAGGCACTAGTTTTAGTCAGCCGCGCGTTGAATCCACCGCCTTTTTAGGGGTAAGGGGGGGCGATTATAACCCTGTGGTGAATCCTTTCGCTTACAATTCTAACGAGCCGGCTAACCCAGATTACATCCCTGAAGTGAAAGATTGGTGTAACAACCCGGACAATATCAGCCAATGCACGCAAGGGGCTATTAGGCCTTCTAATGGAGGGTATCAAATAGGCTATGGTGCGCCTAACTCTATTAATTGGCAAGGGGATAGCGATTCTAGTGGAGGGGTGCAAGCAGGGTATGGGCAGCTTAACGCTATTTCTACAAGCACGAATGTCTATCATGGGCTTGTTCCTAAAAATCCTGATTATGACATGACCCCCCCTAACGCTCAAAACCCTAGCGCAAACGATTGGACATTAGGGAATGCGGACGCTGAGGGGACTTTAGCCAGAAGGATTTTCTTAATCAACTCAGGCGTTAATGTTAAAGTAACCCACCCCATTAGCGAAGATTATGGGAATGTGTTTGAATACGGCATGATTTATCAAAACCTGAGCGTTTTTTCTGGATTGGATAAAGGCAAAAACGGCTATTATAAAAACAACATTGACCCTAACGACCCTAATGGGCCGGGCTTGCCTTACCGCCATTATTACACCGATCAAAGCTCTCAATACCCCCAAAATCTAAACACGCCTAACCCGCTCTATCGTAACATGCCCCAAAATTCGCATGCGATTGGGAATATCATCGGAGGGTTTATGCAAGCGAACTACAATATTTTAAGCAATGTGATCGTGGGTGCGGGAACTCGTTATGATATTTACACCTTGTTAGACAAAAACGGCCGCACGCATGTAACTTCTGGCTTTTCGCCTTCTGCGACCGTGCTTTATAACCCCATTGAAAGCATTGGATTGAAAGTGAGCTATGCGTATGTAACTAAGGGGGCTTTGCCTGGCGATGGCGTCTTGATGCGCGATCCCACGGTGATTTATCAAAGGAATTTGCGCCCATCAATTGGTCAAAATGTGGAATTCAATGTGGATTACAACAGCAAGTATTTCAATGTGCGCGGGGCAGCGTTCTATCAAGTCATCAATAATTTCATCAACAGCTACGGGCAAGACACTTCTAAAAATGGTGGGGGTAACGCGACCGCAAAAAACATGTCAGGGAATTTACCCGAAACCATTAATATTTATGGTTATGAAGTTTCAGGGAATGTGCAATATAAAAATTTCGTAGGGACTTTTTCAGTGGCTCGCTCTTGGCCAACGGCTAGGGGGCATTTATTAGCCGATACTTACGCTTTAGCTGCCACGACTGGGAATGTGTTTATCCTAAAAGCCGATTACAATATCCACAAATGGGGGCTTACTTTAACTTGGCTCTCACGCTTTGTGACTAACATGTTTTATGAAGGTTATTCTATCTACTACCCTCAATACGGCTTGATGAAAATCCATAAACCCGGGTATGGCGTACATAATGTCTTCATCAACTGGACCCCCACTTCTAAAAAATGGCAGGGTTTAAGGATTTCAGCCGTGTTTAACAATATCTTAAACAAGCAATATGTCAGCCAGGCTTCGGTGTGGCAAGCGAGCGCGGACGCTCCAGCAAGCGATATGATCCCTAAAAATAAACGCATGGCGCTCCCGGCCCCTGGATTTAACGCGCGTTTTGAGATATCCTATCAGTTCTAA